In Deinococcus maricopensis DSM 21211, one genomic interval encodes:
- a CDS encoding isochorismatase family protein encodes MIPRIATYPMPTESDLPRSRVPWTPDAARTVLLVHDLQQYFLDFYDAAHAPIPELFAHVNALLERCRALGIPVVYTAQPGDQAPADRALLTDFWGPGLRDDPAQVRVHPAVAPQGGDTVLTKWRYSAFVRTPLREQLRAWGRDQLLICGVYANIGCLLTAADAFMHDTQAFLIGDAVADFTRAQHDQALTYAAGRCASVLSTRQVLDALPAPAAALSPARVRADLAAHVGLSADDLRDDDDLLLLGLDSIRLMLLVEAWTGAGATITYADVVADPTVGGVLRRLSAGVGA; translated from the coding sequence ATGATTCCCCGCATCGCCACGTACCCCATGCCGACCGAAAGCGACCTCCCGCGGAGCCGCGTGCCCTGGACGCCGGACGCCGCGCGCACCGTGCTGCTCGTGCACGACCTGCAGCAGTACTTCCTGGACTTCTACGACGCGGCGCACGCCCCCATCCCGGAACTGTTCGCGCACGTGAACGCGCTGCTGGAACGGTGCCGCGCGCTCGGCATTCCCGTCGTGTACACCGCGCAGCCCGGCGATCAGGCTCCGGCGGACCGCGCGCTCCTCACAGACTTCTGGGGGCCGGGCCTGCGCGACGACCCCGCGCAGGTGCGCGTGCACCCGGCCGTCGCGCCGCAAGGCGGCGACACGGTCCTCACGAAATGGCGGTACAGCGCGTTCGTGCGCACGCCCCTGCGCGAGCAGCTGCGCGCGTGGGGCCGCGACCAGCTGCTCATCTGCGGCGTGTACGCGAACATTGGGTGCCTGCTCACCGCCGCGGACGCGTTCATGCACGACACGCAGGCGTTCCTGATCGGCGACGCCGTCGCGGACTTCACGCGCGCGCAGCACGATCAGGCGCTGACGTACGCCGCCGGACGCTGCGCGAGCGTCCTGAGCACCCGGCAGGTGCTGGACGCGCTGCCGGCGCCCGCTGCGGCGCTCTCCCCCGCCCGCGTCCGCGCGGACCTCGCCGCGCACGTCGGCCTGAGCGCGGACGACCTGCGCGACGACGACGATCTGCTGCTGCTCGGCCTGGACTCCATTCGCCTGATGCTGCTGGTGGAGGCCTGGACGGGCGCGGGCGCGACCATCACGTACGCGGACGTCGTCGCGGACCCCACCGTCGGCGGCGTCCTGCGGCGCCTGAGCGCGGGAGTGGGCGCATGA
- a CDS encoding condensation domain-containing protein — protein sequence MTLTGTLPLTAAQRSLWAEQQAHPDHTLNHTADCTEVRGPLQRDAFERALHLTMLEAEALRARLDGPGERGVQHPGAAAPTPMTLVDLRGTPNAAAHAETHLRAHLDAPFDLTRGHLTDHTLYVLADDHHWWVMRTHHIALDGYGVALFGARVAEHYRALTGGPAVGAPFAAYAPVVAEDAAYATSAARQADRAYWMKLYADIPHTPAPLLDLGLARGTRVTGDLSAEDVRALRACADALRTPWPNLLFAATAAYWRARTGERHVFLAVPSMARLGSVAARVPCLTMNLLPLRVNAEDGASLADLAGQADAAYRAARPHARYRYEDLWADLNGHRLFGPEVNVIPFAAPLNLGAALQVRTRNVASGPVEDLAFAFTGWAERLTFALDGHPRLYDAATLQAHHAAFLAGLMDGVRHPHRSLVFPAVRA from the coding sequence ATGACCCTGACTGGCACCCTGCCGCTCACGGCGGCGCAGCGCAGCCTGTGGGCCGAGCAGCAGGCGCACCCCGACCACACCCTTAACCACACCGCCGACTGCACCGAGGTGCGCGGCCCCCTGCAACGCGACGCGTTCGAGCGCGCGCTGCACCTCACGATGCTGGAAGCCGAAGCGTTGCGCGCACGCCTGGACGGCCCCGGCGAGCGCGGCGTGCAGCACCCGGGCGCGGCGGCGCCCACGCCGATGACGCTCGTGGACCTGCGCGGCACCCCGAACGCCGCCGCGCACGCCGAAACGCACCTGCGCGCGCACCTCGACGCGCCGTTCGACCTGACGCGCGGGCACCTCACAGACCATACGCTGTACGTCCTCGCAGACGACCACCACTGGTGGGTGATGCGCACGCACCACATCGCCCTCGACGGGTACGGCGTGGCGCTGTTCGGCGCGCGCGTCGCCGAACACTACCGCGCGCTCACGGGCGGTCCGGCCGTCGGCGCGCCGTTCGCGGCGTATGCGCCCGTCGTGGCGGAGGATGCCGCGTACGCGACCTCCGCCGCCCGTCAGGCGGACCGCGCGTACTGGATGAAGCTGTACGCGGACATCCCGCACACGCCCGCGCCGCTCCTCGACCTGGGCCTCGCGCGCGGCACGCGCGTCACCGGAGACCTGAGCGCCGAGGACGTGCGCGCCCTGCGCGCGTGCGCGGACGCGCTGCGCACCCCGTGGCCGAACCTGCTGTTCGCCGCGACCGCCGCGTACTGGCGGGCCCGCACGGGCGAGCGGCACGTGTTCCTCGCGGTGCCGAGCATGGCGCGGCTCGGGAGCGTCGCGGCGCGCGTCCCATGCCTCACCATGAACCTGCTGCCGCTGCGCGTGAACGCCGAGGACGGCGCGAGCCTCGCGGACCTTGCGGGGCAGGCCGACGCCGCCTACCGGGCCGCGCGTCCGCACGCGCGGTACCGTTACGAGGACTTGTGGGCGGACCTGAACGGGCACCGCCTGTTCGGCCCGGAAGTGAACGTCATCCCGTTCGCGGCGCCGCTGAACCTCGGCGCGGCCCTGCAGGTGCGCACGCGCAACGTGGCGTCCGGGCCGGTGGAGGACCTGGCGTTCGCGTTCACAGGGTGGGCGGAGCGCCTCACGTTCGCGCTCGACGGGCACCCCCGCCTGTACGACGCCGCGACCCTCCAAGCACACCACGCGGCGTTCCTCGCCGGCCTGATGGACGGCGTCCGCCACCCGCACCGGTCCCTGGTGTTCCCGGCGGTGCGCGCGTGA
- the dhbA gene encoding 2,3-dihydro-2,3-dihydroxybenzoate dehydrogenase: protein MTGPHAAGPVALVTGAAGGIGAAIVAHLGQQAYRVVATDLHAPAAPHAARAAALDVTDARRVEELVDEIERTLGPIDALVNAAGILRPGALTTYSDEDWARTFAVNTTGPFLTGRAVGRRMAPRGRGAIVTVTSNAAHVARAGMGAYAASKAATAHLTRCLGLELAPHGVRCNTVSPGSTDTRMGRQLWTEAHGADAVIRGSLDAYRPGIPLGRIAQPQDVAGVVAFLLSDAARHVTLQDVVVDGGATLGA from the coding sequence GTGACCGGCCCGCACGCGGCAGGCCCGGTGGCACTCGTGACCGGCGCGGCGGGCGGGATTGGCGCGGCCATCGTGGCGCACCTGGGGCAGCAGGCGTACCGGGTGGTCGCCACGGACCTCCACGCGCCCGCAGCCCCGCACGCGGCGCGCGCCGCGGCGCTCGACGTCACGGACGCGCGCCGCGTGGAGGAGCTGGTGGACGAGATCGAGCGGACGCTCGGGCCGATTGACGCGCTCGTGAACGCAGCCGGCATCCTGCGGCCCGGCGCGCTCACCACGTACAGCGACGAGGACTGGGCGCGGACGTTCGCCGTGAACACCACCGGGCCGTTCCTGACCGGGCGCGCAGTCGGGCGGCGCATGGCGCCGCGCGGGCGCGGCGCCATCGTGACGGTCACGTCGAATGCCGCGCACGTGGCCCGCGCGGGCATGGGCGCGTACGCGGCGTCCAAGGCGGCCACCGCGCACCTGACGCGTTGCCTTGGGCTGGAGCTCGCGCCGCACGGCGTGCGCTGCAACACCGTGTCGCCCGGCAGTACCGACACCCGCATGGGGCGGCAGTTGTGGACAGAGGCGCACGGCGCAGACGCCGTAATTCGCGGTTCGCTGGATGCGTACCGGCCGGGCATTCCGCTCGGGCGGATCGCGCAGCCGCAGGACGTGGCGGGCGTCGTCGCGTTCCTGCTGTCCGACGCGGCGCGGCACGTGACCCTTCAGGACGTCGTCGTGGACGGCGGCGCGACGCTGGGGGCCTGA
- a CDS encoding 3-deoxy-7-phosphoheptulonate synthase — MTATLDRPDVHADVQLVTPRELKTVLPLTARAERTVLAARDAIRAILHGHDDRLLLILGPCSIHDEHAALDYAHRLAHLRERTRDRLELVMRVYVEKPRTTVGWRGFLTDPHMNGAYDLSTGLHRTRALMGRINELGLPVATELLDPFVPQYLFDLLAWGCLGARTVESQTHRVMASAVSAPMGFKNGTGGSVKLAVDAITAAKHPHAFFTITEDARACIVHTSGNPDGHVILRGGTPGPNFDAHSVADTEALLRAAGHHPAILVDCSHANSRSDHTRQAHVWRDVLQQRARGTTSLKGLMLESHLHPGKQPLTPAGQPLQYGVSVTDACLGWTDTEALVWAAYAGVSGRV, encoded by the coding sequence GTGACCGCGACCCTCGACCGCCCCGACGTTCACGCGGACGTTCAGCTCGTCACGCCGCGGGAACTGAAGACGGTGCTGCCGCTGACGGCGCGCGCGGAACGCACGGTGCTCGCCGCGCGCGACGCCATCCGCGCGATCCTGCACGGCCACGACGACCGCCTGCTGCTGATCCTCGGACCGTGCAGCATCCACGACGAGCACGCCGCCCTCGACTACGCTCACCGCCTCGCGCACCTCCGCGAACGCACCCGTGACCGCCTTGAGCTCGTCATGCGCGTGTACGTCGAGAAGCCCCGCACCACCGTCGGCTGGCGCGGCTTCCTCACCGACCCTCACATGAACGGCGCCTACGACCTCAGCACCGGCCTGCACCGCACGCGCGCACTGATGGGCCGCATCAACGAACTGGGGCTGCCCGTCGCCACGGAACTGCTCGACCCGTTCGTGCCGCAGTACCTGTTCGACCTGCTCGCGTGGGGGTGCCTGGGGGCGCGCACCGTCGAGAGCCAGACGCACCGCGTCATGGCGAGCGCCGTGAGTGCCCCCATGGGCTTCAAGAACGGCACGGGCGGCAGCGTCAAGCTCGCGGTGGACGCCATCACCGCCGCGAAGCACCCGCACGCATTCTTCACCATCACCGAGGACGCCCGCGCGTGCATCGTGCACACCAGCGGCAACCCGGACGGGCACGTGATCCTGCGGGGCGGCACGCCGGGCCCCAACTTCGACGCCCACAGCGTCGCCGACACCGAAGCCCTGCTGCGCGCTGCCGGGCATCACCCCGCCATCCTCGTCGACTGCTCCCACGCCAACAGCCGCAGCGACCACACCCGCCAGGCCCACGTCTGGCGCGACGTCCTTCAGCAGCGCGCCCGTGGCACCACCAGCCTCAAGGGCCTCATGCTCGAAAGTCACCTCCACCCCGGCAAGCAGCCCCTCACCCCCGCCGGTCAACCCCTCCAGTACGGCGTCAGCGTCACCGACGCCTGCCTCGGCTGGACCGACACCGAAGCCCTCGTCTGGGCGGCGTATGCGGGGGTCAGCGGGCGAGTTTGA
- a CDS encoding metal-sensitive transcriptional regulator, giving the protein MSAPVPVADHQAEKTRILNRLRRLEGQIRGLQKMVEDDKNCVDVMTQLASAKSALDATGDVILETYLTLCQARGDTPTDLMRLLKLAR; this is encoded by the coding sequence GTGAGTGCCCCCGTGCCCGTCGCCGACCACCAAGCCGAAAAAACCCGCATCCTCAACCGCCTGCGCCGCCTCGAAGGTCAGATCCGCGGCCTGCAGAAAATGGTCGAGGACGACAAGAACTGCGTGGACGTCATGACGCAGCTCGCCAGCGCCAAAAGCGCCCTGGACGCCACCGGCGACGTCATCCTCGAAACCTACCTCACCCTCTGCCAGGCGCGCGGCGACACCCCCACCGACCTCATGCGCCTCCTCAAACTCGCCCGCTGA
- a CDS encoding MBL fold metallo-hydrolase, producing MLLHRLYDDDLAQASYLIGCPDVGVALVVDPHRDVQAYLDLARQHSLRITHVTETHLHADLLSGARELSARAHAELHLSAEGGPDWTPTYPHTPLHHGDTLHVGYVRVQALHTPGHTPEHLSFLITDRHGDTALLTGDFVFVGDVGRPDLLDEAAGGHDTRFTGARQLFGALRDHFLPLPPGTPIWPGHGAGSACGKALGTQPSSTVGAETQRAWWAPYVARNDEDGFTRTLLADQPDAPAYFARMKRDNRAGPPLTPSTPLPALPASAVLDGLLIDTRPRGAYHAGSLPNALHLPDGPHLETWAAWLIDPDADPRPLVLLARDAAHAHALRARLWRVGLDRVAGYVTDLHGLPTRPYPPLPPGALPHDAALLDVRTTAEHAAGHLPGALLRPAAHLTRDLQTLPRDTPVTVYCQSGARSAAAASLLRTRGFADVRELAGGYAAWTAAHP from the coding sequence ATGCTCCTCCACCGCCTCTACGACGACGACCTCGCCCAGGCCAGCTACCTGATCGGCTGCCCGGACGTCGGCGTCGCCCTCGTCGTCGATCCGCACCGCGACGTGCAGGCGTACCTCGACCTCGCGCGGCAGCACAGCCTGCGCATCACCCACGTCACCGAAACGCACCTCCACGCCGACCTGCTCAGCGGCGCCCGCGAACTCAGCGCCCGCGCGCACGCCGAACTGCACCTCAGCGCTGAAGGCGGCCCCGACTGGACCCCCACCTACCCGCACACCCCCCTGCACCACGGCGACACCCTGCACGTCGGGTACGTCCGCGTGCAGGCCCTCCACACACCCGGCCACACCCCCGAACACCTCAGCTTCCTGATCACCGACCGCCACGGCGACACCGCCCTGCTCACCGGGGACTTCGTGTTCGTCGGCGACGTCGGCCGGCCCGACCTGCTCGACGAGGCCGCCGGCGGCCACGACACCCGCTTCACCGGCGCGCGCCAGCTGTTCGGCGCGCTGCGCGACCACTTCCTCCCCCTGCCGCCCGGCACGCCCATCTGGCCCGGGCACGGCGCGGGCAGCGCCTGCGGCAAGGCCCTCGGGACGCAACCCTCCAGCACCGTCGGTGCGGAAACGCAGCGCGCGTGGTGGGCGCCCTACGTCGCGCGCAATGACGAGGACGGCTTCACGCGCACGCTGCTCGCCGACCAGCCGGACGCCCCCGCGTACTTCGCGCGCATGAAACGCGACAACCGCGCCGGCCCGCCCCTCACCCCCAGCACGCCCCTGCCCGCCCTCCCCGCGAGCGCCGTCCTCGACGGCCTGCTGATCGACACGCGCCCGCGCGGCGCCTACCACGCCGGCAGCCTCCCGAACGCCCTGCACCTCCCGGACGGTCCGCACCTCGAAACGTGGGCGGCGTGGCTGATCGACCCGGACGCCGACCCGCGCCCGCTCGTGCTGCTCGCCCGCGACGCCGCGCACGCGCACGCCCTGCGCGCCCGGCTGTGGCGCGTCGGCCTGGACCGCGTCGCCGGGTACGTCACGGACCTGCACGGCCTGCCCACCCGCCCTTATCCGCCCCTGCCCCCCGGGGCGCTCCCCCACGACGCGGCCCTGCTGGACGTCCGCACCACCGCCGAGCACGCCGCCGGGCACCTCCCGGGCGCGCTGCTGCGCCCTGCCGCGCACCTCACGCGCGACCTTCAGACCCTGCCGCGCGACACGCCCGTCACCGTGTACTGCCAGAGCGGCGCGCGCTCCGCCGCCGCCGCGAGCCTGCTGCGCACGCGCGGCTTTGCGGACGTGCGCGAACTGGCCGGCGGGTACGCCGCGTGGACCGCCGCGCACCCGTGA
- a CDS encoding sulfite exporter TauE/SafE family protein, translating to MTPERALTAALLGVPIGLALGLVGGGGSLLTVPLLIGVLGVPPKLATGASLMIVAANATGALGAHIRARRVQYRMAALIVLTGTLGTAAGTLVHARLNERALTLAFAALMVLIAVNLLRGRTPEPPADAGAHVPRRKVLLAGTLVGLTTGVFGVGGGFVIIPALLALGLGMRQAVPTSLLIIALNSVLALGLRALSGAAVPVGDAVPMGLGGLAGSALAARIAPRLGHAGLTRAFALLVLGLAGVLAWSARGDGA from the coding sequence GTGACGCCCGAACGTGCCCTCACCGCCGCGCTGCTCGGCGTGCCCATTGGGCTCGCGCTCGGGCTGGTGGGCGGCGGTGGCAGCCTCCTGACCGTGCCGCTCCTCATCGGCGTGCTCGGTGTCCCCCCGAAACTCGCCACGGGTGCCAGCCTGATGATCGTCGCGGCGAACGCCACTGGCGCGCTCGGCGCGCACATCCGCGCGCGCCGCGTGCAGTACCGCATGGCCGCCCTCATCGTGCTCACCGGCACCCTCGGCACGGCCGCCGGGACGCTCGTGCACGCCCGCCTGAACGAACGCGCCCTCACGCTCGCCTTCGCGGCCCTGATGGTCCTGATCGCCGTGAACCTCCTGCGCGGCCGCACGCCCGAACCGCCCGCCGACGCGGGCGCGCACGTGCCCCGCCGCAAGGTGCTGCTGGCCGGCACGCTCGTGGGCCTCACGACCGGCGTGTTCGGCGTCGGCGGCGGCTTCGTGATCATCCCCGCACTGCTCGCCCTGGGCCTCGGCATGCGGCAGGCGGTGCCGACCAGCCTGCTGATCATCGCGCTGAACAGCGTCCTGGCGCTCGGCCTGCGCGCACTGAGCGGCGCGGCCGTGCCCGTCGGGGACGCCGTCCCCATGGGCCTGGGTGGGCTGGCGGGCAGCGCGCTCGCGGCGCGCATCGCCCCGCGGCTCGGGCACGCCGGGCTCACGCGGGCGTTCGCGCTGCTGGTGCTGGGGCTCGCGGGGGTTCTCGCGTGGAGCGCGCGCGGCGACGGCGCCTGA
- a CDS encoding excinuclease ABC subunit UvrA has product MPRRPRPHTARPGFVQVRGAREHNLKNLHVEFPRDALVVFTGVSGSGKSSLAFGTLYAEAQRRYLESVSPYARRLFHQLTTPDVDAVDGLPPAVALQQTRGAPTTRSSVGSVTTLANLARMLYSRAGTYPPGQPIIYAEGFSPNTPEGACPTCHGLGRTYDVTERSMVPDDTLTIRERAVAAWPTAWAGQNQRDILVTLGIDVDRPWRDLPREQRDWILFTDEQPVVPVYAGLTPAETQRALKRNQEPSYMGTFTSARRHVLHTFANSPSASMKKRAAQYLVSQACPTCHGKRLRPESLGVTFEGLDISELARLPLTRLRALLHPHATGQAPQPGDAAHPEQAEARLRLTADLVQRLDVLLDLGLGYLTLDRSTPTLSPGELQRLRLATQLYSNLFGVAYVLDEPSAGLHPADTEALLGALDDLKAAGNSLFVVEHDLSVIRHADWIVDVGPDAGERGGDILYSGPPEGLRDVRASHTARYLFAPPAPPRTPRTPTHWLELTGVTRHNLRDLDARLPLGVFTSVTGVSGSGKSSLVTGALVDLLAQHLGAALPADTDDADPDEPADAPTETHGQLGGDTTVVRRLVRVDQKPIGRTPRSNLATYTGLFDHVRKLYAATPLARERGYDAGRFSFNVNGGRCDHCAGEGFVMVELLFLPSVYAPCPVCHGARYNAETLEVAYAGRSIADVLALTVDDAHAFFAEEPAVARALTTLRDVGLGYLRLGQPATELSGGEAQRVKLATELQRAARTHTVYVLDEPTTGLHPADTERLTQQLHGLVDAGHTVIVVEHDLSVIAASDWVIDLGPGAGDEGGRIVAAGCPADVARARGSRTAPYLQRTLGGERP; this is encoded by the coding sequence ATGCCCCGCCGCCCCCGACCCCACACCGCCCGTCCCGGCTTCGTGCAGGTGCGCGGCGCCCGCGAACACAACCTCAAGAACCTCCACGTCGAATTCCCCCGCGACGCCCTCGTCGTCTTCACCGGCGTGTCCGGATCCGGCAAAAGCAGCCTCGCGTTCGGCACCCTGTACGCCGAAGCGCAGCGCCGCTACCTCGAAAGCGTCTCCCCGTACGCCCGGCGCCTGTTCCACCAGCTCACCACCCCCGACGTGGACGCCGTCGACGGCCTCCCGCCCGCCGTCGCCCTCCAGCAGACGCGCGGCGCCCCCACCACCCGCTCCTCCGTCGGCAGCGTCACCACCCTCGCAAACCTCGCCCGCATGCTGTACTCCCGCGCCGGCACGTACCCCCCCGGCCAGCCCATCATCTACGCCGAAGGGTTCTCCCCCAACACCCCCGAAGGCGCCTGCCCCACCTGCCATGGCCTGGGCCGCACGTACGACGTCACCGAACGCAGCATGGTCCCCGACGACACCCTCACCATCCGCGAACGCGCCGTCGCCGCGTGGCCGACCGCGTGGGCCGGGCAGAACCAACGCGACATCCTCGTCACGCTCGGCATCGACGTGGACCGCCCCTGGCGCGACCTCCCCCGCGAACAGCGCGACTGGATTCTCTTCACCGACGAGCAGCCCGTCGTGCCCGTGTACGCCGGCCTCACGCCCGCCGAAACGCAACGCGCCCTCAAACGCAACCAGGAACCCAGCTACATGGGCACCTTCACGAGCGCGCGCCGGCACGTCCTGCACACCTTCGCGAACTCCCCGAGCGCCAGCATGAAGAAACGTGCCGCGCAGTACCTCGTGAGCCAGGCGTGCCCCACCTGCCACGGCAAACGCCTCCGCCCGGAATCCCTGGGCGTCACCTTCGAGGGCCTCGACATCAGCGAGCTCGCGCGCCTCCCCCTCACGCGCCTGCGCGCCCTGCTGCACCCGCACGCCACCGGGCAGGCCCCCCAGCCCGGCGACGCCGCGCACCCCGAACAGGCCGAAGCGCGCCTGCGCCTCACCGCCGACCTCGTGCAGCGCCTCGACGTGCTCCTCGACCTGGGCCTCGGCTACCTCACCCTGGACCGCTCCACCCCCACCCTGTCCCCCGGGGAGCTGCAACGCCTGCGCCTCGCCACGCAGCTGTACTCGAACCTGTTCGGCGTCGCGTACGTCCTCGACGAGCCTTCCGCCGGCCTGCACCCCGCCGACACCGAAGCGCTGCTCGGCGCGCTCGACGACCTCAAAGCCGCCGGGAACTCCCTGTTCGTCGTAGAGCACGACCTGAGCGTCATCCGCCACGCCGACTGGATCGTCGATGTCGGCCCGGACGCCGGCGAACGCGGCGGCGACATTCTGTACAGCGGCCCGCCCGAAGGCCTCCGCGACGTGCGCGCCTCCCACACCGCCCGGTACCTGTTCGCGCCGCCCGCACCGCCCCGCACGCCCCGCACCCCCACCCACTGGCTGGAACTGACGGGCGTCACCCGCCACAACCTGCGCGACCTCGACGCGCGCCTGCCCCTCGGCGTGTTCACCAGCGTCACGGGCGTGTCCGGTTCCGGCAAGAGCAGCCTCGTGACCGGCGCGCTCGTCGACCTGCTCGCCCAGCACCTCGGCGCGGCCCTCCCCGCCGACACGGACGACGCCGACCCCGACGAACCCGCCGACGCCCCCACCGAAACGCACGGGCAGCTCGGCGGCGACACGACGGTCGTGCGCCGCCTCGTCCGTGTCGACCAGAAACCCATCGGCCGCACGCCCCGCTCGAACCTCGCCACGTACACGGGCCTGTTCGACCACGTCCGCAAACTCTACGCCGCCACCCCCCTCGCCCGCGAACGCGGGTACGACGCCGGGCGGTTCAGCTTCAACGTCAACGGCGGCCGCTGCGACCACTGCGCTGGCGAAGGCTTCGTGATGGTCGAACTGCTGTTCCTCCCCAGCGTGTACGCCCCCTGCCCGGTGTGCCACGGCGCCCGCTACAACGCCGAAACCCTGGAGGTCGCGTACGCCGGACGCAGCATCGCGGACGTCCTCGCCCTCACCGTCGACGACGCGCACGCGTTCTTCGCGGAGGAGCCGGCCGTGGCGCGCGCCCTCACGACCCTGCGCGACGTCGGCCTCGGGTACCTGCGCCTCGGGCAGCCCGCCACTGAACTCAGCGGCGGCGAAGCGCAACGCGTGAAACTCGCCACGGAACTGCAGCGCGCCGCGCGCACCCACACCGTGTACGTCCTCGACGAACCCACCACCGGCCTGCACCCCGCCGACACCGAACGCCTCACGCAGCAGCTGCACGGCCTCGTGGACGCCGGGCACACTGTGATCGTCGTGGAGCACGACCTGAGCGTCATCGCCGCGAGCGACTGGGTCATTGACCTCGGCCCCGGCGCGGGCGACGAGGGTGGCCGCATCGTCGCCGCCGGCTGCCCCGCGGACGTCGCGCGGGCGCGGGGCAGCCGCACCGCCCCGTACCTGCAGCGCACCCTCGGCGGCGAGCGCCCCTGA
- the acs gene encoding acetate--CoA ligase, translating to MTQSIENVLHEHRRYAPPAEYAARVRWTRDAYDRAYARSLQDPDGFWSDIARELHWFRAPTQALDWQPPHAQWFADGTTNIAYNALDRHLPTRGDARAIVWEGEDGTQRTLTYHELHAQVCQLANALTRLGVHAGDRVTLYLPLIPEAAIAMLACARIGAVHSVVFGGFSASALCERIKDAGSKVLITADGGLRRGSTVNLKASADEALKGTPDIEHVIVVNRTGQAVPMQAGRDLWWDDLLRDASAEHAPAELNSEHPLFILYTSGSTGKPKGVLHTTGGYMVGTYLTTQAVFELGPDDLYWCTADVGWVTGHSYVVYGPLLNGASVFLYEGAPNHPDWSRFWAMIERHRVTVLYTAPTAIRSFMRAGDAFVQRHDLSSLRLLGSVGEPINPEAWVWYHDVVGGGHCPVVDTWWQTETGGIMLTTLPGAHDAKPGSAGLPMFGVDPAIMTRTGQELGPDEGGFLVLKRPWPSMLRTVYGDDDRYQQSYWSEIPGVYFAGDGARRDAEGYVTVIGRIDDVLNVSGHRLGTMELESALVAHPSVAEAAVVGRPDDVKGEGIVAFVTLQSGATATADDVRAHVAREIGAIARPDEIRFADALPKTRSGKIMRRFLRQIAAGQAISGDTSTLEDPAVLERLQQAPAQ from the coding sequence ATGACCCAGTCCATCGAGAACGTCCTGCACGAACACCGCCGCTACGCCCCGCCCGCCGAGTACGCCGCGCGCGTCCGCTGGACCCGCGACGCGTACGACCGCGCGTACGCCCGCTCCCTGCAGGACCCCGACGGCTTCTGGAGTGACATCGCCCGCGAACTCCACTGGTTCCGCGCGCCCACCCAGGCCCTCGACTGGCAACCGCCGCACGCACAGTGGTTCGCGGACGGCACCACGAACATCGCGTACAACGCCCTCGACCGGCACCTCCCCACCCGCGGCGACGCCCGCGCGATCGTCTGGGAAGGCGAGGACGGCACCCAACGCACCCTCACGTACCACGAACTGCACGCGCAGGTCTGCCAGCTCGCGAACGCCCTCACGCGCCTCGGCGTGCACGCCGGCGACCGCGTCACCCTCTACCTCCCACTGATTCCCGAGGCGGCCATCGCCATGCTCGCCTGCGCCCGCATCGGCGCCGTGCACAGCGTCGTGTTCGGCGGGTTCAGCGCCAGCGCCCTGTGCGAACGCATCAAGGACGCCGGCAGCAAGGTCCTCATCACTGCCGACGGCGGCCTCCGCCGCGGCAGCACCGTGAACCTCAAAGCCAGCGCCGACGAGGCCCTGAAGGGCACGCCGGACATCGAGCACGTCATCGTCGTGAACCGCACCGGGCAGGCCGTGCCCATGCAGGCCGGCCGCGACCTCTGGTGGGACGACCTCCTCAGGGACGCCAGCGCCGAGCACGCCCCCGCCGAACTGAACAGCGAACACCCGCTGTTCATCCTGTACACCAGCGGCAGTACCGGCAAACCCAAAGGCGTCCTGCATACCACCGGCGGGTACATGGTCGGCACGTACCTCACCACCCAGGCGGTCTTTGAACTCGGCCCGGACGACCTGTACTGGTGCACCGCCGACGTCGGCTGGGTCACCGGCCACAGCTACGTCGTGTACGGCCCGCTGCTGAACGGCGCGTCCGTGTTCCTGTACGAAGGCGCCCCAAACCACCCGGACTGGAGCCGCTTCTGGGCCATGATCGAACGGCACCGCGTGACCGTGCTGTACACCGCGCCCACCGCCATCCGCTCATTCATGCGCGCCGGCGACGCGTTCGTGCAGCGACACGACCTGAGCAGCCTGCGCCTGCTGGGGTCCGTCGGGGAACCCATCAACCCGGAAGCGTGGGTGTGGTACCACGACGTCGTCGGCGGCGGCCACTGCCCCGTCGTGGACACCTGGTGGCAGACCGAAACCGGCGGCATCATGCTCACCACCCTGCCCGGCGCGCACGACGCGAAACCCGGCAGTGCCGGCCTCCCCATGTTCGGCGTGGACCCCGCCATCATGACCCGCACCGGGCAAGAACTCGGCCCGGACGAGGGCGGCTTCCTGGTCCTCAAACGCCCCTGGCCGAGCATGCTCCGCACCGTATACGGCGACGACGACCGCTACCAGCAGAGCTACTGGTCGGAAATTCCCGGCGTGTACTTCGCGGGGGACGGCGCGCGCCGCGACGCCGAAGGGTACGTGACCGTCATCGGCCGCATCGACGACGTACTGAACGTCAGCGGGCACCGCCTCGGCACCATGGAACTGGAGAGCGCGCTCGTGGCGCACCCGAGCGTCGCGGAGGCCGCCGTCGTCGGCCGCCCGGACGACGTGAAGGGAGAAGGGATCGTCGCGTTCGTGACGCTGCAGTCCGGCGCCACGGCCACCGCTGACGACGTGCGCGCGCACGTCGCGCGCGAGATCGGCGCGATCGCCCGCCCGGACGAGATCCGCTTCGCGGACGCCCTGCCGAAAACGCGCAGCGGCAAGATCATGCGGCGCTTCCTGCGGCAGATCGCGGCGGGGCAGGCCATCAGCGGCGACACCAGCACCCTCGAAGACCCGGCGGTGCTGGAGCGCCTGCAACAGGCGCCCGCGCAGTAA